In Nerophis lumbriciformis linkage group LG01, RoL_Nlum_v2.1, whole genome shotgun sequence, the genomic stretch ggcccccctttccactatagctagaatgatgaaaaatatatatctagcactagatgggagtagagagttgcaacctcacttcagaatgcaaaacacacaaagtaaaaaaaaatattttacttctgtagttgtgaggaccaggcaaatgtcctcacaagtcaaaaggtcctcacagaaaggatggtttgtcaagtgtatgtacacACAAGGATGgcgagacaagtgcacacacacacacacacacacacacacacacacacacacacacacacacacacacacacacacacacacacacacacacacacacacacacacacgcacacaccttaTTCAAATCCCGTTAACCACTCCCTTGCTTCCCCGGCCCCTGTATCAGCTGATATTTGGCATAGGCCCTTAAATAGCTGTCCGGGATATAACTGTAACATGATTCTTGGATTTTGGACCTCCCGAATCATAATGTCCTCATCCATTTGTCAGTGAGGTGAAATTACGTCTGAAACCCTTGGACAAGTCCCTGCCCACTAGGATGTTTTTAAAGTGCAAAACACAATCCCCCTTAAACacagagtattttattttgaaagtaaataatataatttattttgtgtttgtgcatgacaaCCTGTCCCacacaagcagattttagctACATTGATCCGCCTTGTTATGTCGACCGGCATAAATAGAAGCTCCGCATATATTTAGCGCAGGGATGGTGACACCGTGCGTAGAAGTTTGCCGGCAGTGGAAGCTGCCACATTGACTAGAATGGAAACAGAAAGAGTCCGCAGCCATGGCAGTCTCTTAGGCTATTACGCATCCATTGTAAATCCGGGGTTAGAGTACCCATCTGATTGATTGGTTACACAAGTGCAAAAGTACTGGTACCTATAAATATTGCggcatctgtccatccatccatccatccattttccaccgcttgtccctttcgcacAGGTTAAAGAACTGGTCAAACCATCAGATGTAAGCAAAGTGCTTGAGTCAGATTTCAATGAAAGCAAAGTAGAAGACTCACATTTCACCCAAGAGGATTTGCACTGCATTGCAGTAATGGAAGAAATggtgaaaatgcaaaaaaaaaaaaaatccgatatTGTTACCTTTGACATTTAactattcgttctattttatccactagcgacgctgagatcattattcatgcgttcgttatgtctcatctcgattactgtaacgtattatttttgggtctccctgtctagcattaaaagattacagtacaaaatgcggctgctagacttttgacaagaacaagaaagtttgatcaaattacgcctatactgtctcacctgcactggcttcctgtgcacttaaggtgtgactttaaggttttactacgtacgtataaaatactacacggtctagctccagcctatcttgctgattgtattgtaccatatgtcccggcaagaaatctgcgttcaaagaactccggcttattagtgattcccagagcccaaaaaaagtcagcgggttatagagcgttttctattcgggctccagtactctggaatgccctcccggtaacgaacgcatgaataatgatctcagcgtcgctagtggataaaatagaacgaattttagcgatattacggagatgaaagaaggccgttttagtaacactcttaatgtgtgattcaaacgagagagttgggtcgaagataatacccagattctttactgattcgccttgtgtaattgtttggttgtcaaatgttaaggtggtattattaaataaatgtcggtgtttagcaggaccgataatcagcatttccgttttcttggcgttgagttgcaagaagttagcggacatccattgtttaatttaattaagacacgcctccagctgactacaatccggcgtgttggtcagctttaggggcatgtagagttgggtgtcatcagcataacaatgaaagctaacaccgtatttgcgtatgatgtcgcctagcggcagcatgtaaatactaaagagtgcagggccaagaaccgaaccctgaggaactccgcacgttaccgtaacatagtccgaggtcacattattatgggagacgcattgcatcctgtcagtaagataagagttaaaccacgacaaagctaagtctgacataccaatacgtgttttgatacgctctaataaaatgttatgatcgacggtatcgaaagcagcgctaagatcaagaagcagcaacatagatgacgcatcagaatccatcgttagcagtagatcattagtcatttttgcgagggctgtctccgtagagtgatttgccctgaaaccggattgaaaaggttcacagagattgttagacactaagtgttcatttagctgctgtgcgacaattttttcgaggattttcgaaataaagggaaggtgggacaccggtcggtagtttaccatgaggtcaggatcaaggttaggtcttttgagcagaggatgaataaccgctttcttgaatgctaggggaacagtgccagaggaaagtgataagtttataatatttagcactgatggacctaataatgcaaaaagctccttgataagtttcccaggaagtgggtcaagtaaacatgttgtttgttttatcccacttacacgctgtaatagttcctctaatgttatttcatcaaaaagagagagactattttgtattgcagtatccgtcgtagatacagttgtatctgtgttcatagaacccagttgtagctgggatgcgtcgtctttaatctcctttctaatgagttcaattttcttattaaagaaattcataaagtcatctgccgagtgggtggagctattgggaggagtcccttgttgggttagcgatgctactgtactaaacaaaaatttagggtcgtttttgttgaggcggatgagatttgagtaatatttagctttagctaaggtaagcatgcgtttatacgatattaaactatcactccatgcttgatggaaaacctcaagcttggtcgcgcgccatttgcgttccaactttctacatgataatttatgagctctggtttcctctgtaaaccatggggtgcgccttttaggggcccttttttgttttagcggtgctatactatcaatggctttgcgcagggcattgtcaaagttgttagtgaggttatcaatagagccgacataatttgggaatggtgccattaccgaaggcagtaggtcagcaagagtcatcgttgtggcggcattaatgttgcggctgctatagcagttattattattattagtttgttgacaatgagtcagaacttcgaattttataaggtaatgatcggacattactttagtatacgggagtaccataactttggaggtggtgacacccctgaccagcactagatctatcgtattgccgttgcgatgcgtaggttcatttattatttgtgtaagaccacagctatcaattatagtctggagcgccacgcactgagggtccgatggggtattcatatggatattaaagtcccccattatgattatattgtctgcgtgcgtcactagatcagcaacgaactctgagaattcattaataaagtccgagtagggccctggggggcggtagataacagccatatcgagaggcagcggtgcgacagacctcatagtaagcacctcaaaccatttgtatttattatttaggttaggggtaaggttaaagttttcattgtatattagtgcgacccccccaccccttttaaggggacgggcaatatgcgcattcgtatagttaggaggagatgcctcatttagcgcaaaaaatttgtctggtttgagccaggtttcgctaagaccaatgacgttaagattgttgtctctaatgacctcattaactaataacgttttgggagacaatgatcttatgtttaaaaagcccatattataagtattgggctgttttgacgagtttttgtttaaattatccgtagtagaaatattaataatgttgcgtttattatacgtagtgcactttaaatagtttcgaccatatctaggaattgatacgacgggaattttcagattgtttgcttgatgctgcgatcgactgaacgcatcatgatttgccacctcaggagaatgcatatctaccccggacacattcacagcagaaaacacattatgtgagttgtgtgttattctaagaaaattgctatgcgtacaggaattatccagcctggtgctggctagttctagcttaactgactcctcacccggactagcaggctctgtaattgcctgtgaccgggcttgctctagtgtaccctgcaaaaaatgttctatagaatctctatagaaatatatagaacgctatagaatttcgtcggaatttctttagaactgaagattctatagaatatgtattcaaaattctatagaaattctatagacatcagcttcatgtgctggaaggtcttttcactgttctatagagctgggaattctatagaatatcctatagaaattctatagacattacattatctgatgaaaagtccatagattgttctatagaactgggcattctatagaatgtctaacagaaattatatagacattactttatctgctgaaaggtctatagattgttctatagaactgggcattctatagaatgtctaacagaaattctatagacattatcctttatctgctgaaagttctatggattgttccatggaataaaattctataaaatggcagcagcgctatcaccatagcattgattaatctcattaagttgattcaccagacttgagcttgttttttgaacaatgcaggatgtctccctcaattatgaaaatgttaattttgtatcattcaaaattgtgaggtgtcatttcaaggcggacacccagaacttcggcagactttatttttaaaagtatatttattccaataaatcaatttattttgatttttagagtttttgagttatctataagtaaaaagtgtcaatattttcgtaacttacttttttatgtgataaaattaattttattggacttccaacataaattgatttagcaaaactcagttcaaaggtttaaatcagacctaaaacgtcaggacccgcccacgtacctgcatgcagctgtggaagaacaagcccagacacgtttcttcacggagcccaataggaaaacactttaccgaactcatgtaagtaacaatttatattgttaaaagtcagtatttgccaggatttaaatgtatacattttcaaaagcatggttcaatgttatatttagtttactacttttcccgccgtaacattacaaacccccccccccccccccccccccccccccaaacacaatagatagaactgctctcgttttgttataaaataacaaaactgttttaaggctgcaatcacaaccaaattcatgtatagttggtaattatcgcgttgtatcaatgtttctcatatccgacactaataagtgcgaatatgtttcaaatcaacttttttttttaaattatttatttttccccttcgcgcttgccgtagttgcaaagcagatttcgcgggcagtttgagttggtgatggcggccacaacgtccatgttgacttcactcgctctttctaagctgcccaagtcacgtcggagttcattgacggtaactttgttggcttaaacatcacatttaggtttagggtcttctaggcgcgatgcgagacgtcacaagcgggctaacgttgagccaaacagcagcttcgaggcacgggcggaaatggtgagctagcaaaactagcctcatttattattattagtagtattattatcatccctccattgtttgtaacgtcaggcttgtgtgatcacacagagaaggagtttggcccccagtcaggtcgccaaacggaaacaaggggaggatgatcatcgagacgaaatatagtatattaaccacgagcggttctcgagagaagatgaatggagaaaattgggacagtgatgaagaagtccaagttccatggccactcaacaaagcaggaggaaggaagcagtcacaaaccaaatacgtggcaagaattctgagatttggtggtaattaataaacagttgaaaacttttcaattcaattcagtaaAAATTATACGTTTTACCATAAGTAcattaaatatagatatatttaatatagatatatttaatatagatatatttaatgtacttctggttttacaccttgaactttcgactttgtttatgtaaagttaaatttaattaatataattttttttcttccatgattgatagtaatttctcatcagtgcagccctggtatactgaatgtttcaatctgcaatgctgaggtgattgtcataatagtacagacttaaccttgacaattttttaatatggctgtaagccggtaaataagggaaagtaaggtgaaatttgtttctcgctgaggtgaatttctgaatcatcagaactgtaggtataccaaagtaatttagtgataacaatctgctgctgaaatgtatgactaactgtacagtttaatttagcttaatgtggcacatatttgtttttacacagaagacacacgtgaactgacgccatatttgaaagccgctcaggatggcaaggatgtaccccttactggtgatttggaatatggcagaggcaagagaaacaaacagccaaagtcttggtcatcagacagtgagagcaaggatgaaagtgttgaggagactctatctgacagacagcaggtacttttatttcagtggtgttgtcgcgatatgaccgaaatagtgttgaaagcgacgttaaacgttaattcactcactcactatttcagtggtgtttcaactgtgtgaggttttgtaggattcaatcccatacttttgaagtaccttgtcagtttttctttatcataaaagttaatcaaatcatgtttcattgtaggctttaaagttattgaatattttgattcaattcgaccaactcagacagaataatattcaagacaaattgaggtgttgacagactttctgcatgtactcgaaaatctatcatttctgcaaacatatttcttcacttcaatggcatataaaagaactgaacacgttttcttgttaatcttgatttttcagaagaaaaagaggaaagcaagccgtacagctgtgggatatgatgctcgggcacaattgaaggcccaacttgctgctgtgagtacatgaatagaatagaataggattttattggttaatcaaagcaccctctcgaggcaaacaatcacaagtgcctagcattcatttgaaatcgaggacgtaaaaattgcatccctggcaactggtttaaaacacaagtttatacttttacttatatgaaaataacactacaaatacctgatgaacagtgcctactgtgtgaatggcttactgctacatgtacatgtagcatattcaaattaatgtgcctacaaggttgcttatacatgtaaaacttatatggtgctgtcagggccgtatccaggacaaattgcttccggaaaacatatgagcgcccaaattaatcataatacaaattatttcatttgatttactattttgacattttcagctgggaagaacttcaccgaaagatacatgtacagaaatggaatccctgaagaaggaagtcctccagttgagagaggaaaacaaatcccttcgagatgcattgagggttgttgaaggtaggttttcttattctagaagtatgttattgtaattatcataggttgatggaaaatatgcttacatgtcgatgtatgaaataactttcttattactgtattttcatctaactttggcctacgggtattgtcgtcatgtacggctgtccatccgtcaccgcaatatttacagaatcgtttcatgtacggaaaccaaacttgttacatctatttatcttagtgtaacaagaagcctatcgaaaatgagtcgtctcggacaatattttccagagttatgccccttttttccaataaaaatccatttatgatttgggataatttcagaactgttgcatatacaacatcctaagttgtgatgtcctcccctctaaataaggggaggacatatggtgtttgtttgtctgtctgtccgtccgtttttgtgtgtttctcttatattagcaagagttacgtcccttccttcttgatattttgtctcagctggatatctgattaatacttgaccgacaaatattaaatcttcgcgtggtcaggatgaattaatatatatggttatatatatttttcatctttgattgcttccttaccatgtttcccttgacttgaacaagattcctatcaaaatacccttacattatgatagctggggttagagccgagcggtttggatatcgccagcttcatgttattaatgtattttttttttattgtgtctgcatcacaatgtacttttttctattaaaggacttcctggcctgctaatgaagatggacgacttatcacgtcaggcaacaatactatcagctcgacgtcctgctgtcgctctgccagagaggagctggccaacagcagcttgacaggaaaaaaatccaatgcttttaaggataagcatgagaaaccaaaactggatgacaagaaagtgtctgctattattggtgagtataagttaaatcaatctgattaaaaccatatccacatcagggaagtggatctgacccttttcctatctccaagtcgttccgtgatcgtttggcatgaagtatagatatccatagcttccagtctgcttggtccatgaattgactgcgagatgttcgttttgacagatttataggcatgggtggtcacattagctttgatctcgtcggaaaccaacatcaagtgactaagcaaaaaccgcagcgcacggatatctacacctttttctcgtttgatatcttatatcggcattctccgccttactatttaacaactagcgtcgggaatttccgtgagttctgctgcaagttgagaagtgaacgacttttagatagggaatgtgtcagatccccttcccgatgtggatatggtttcaatcagattgaagttaaatatttttattagaattctattaatgcactttcgtgattgttcgaacgccattggggacacccatcaagtacacaacaagattcacaagaaagtgaaatcctgaaaataatttgaaaaatatttcacacactgaatggattttctatatagctaatgaatagtgtacatgcactgtcagaatttgatacagatttgttgcagttcgtaaagcctggcatgattgcaccacatatgattttgtgtgcgtcaagcagtgcaagtgccttacagcatagaaacgcgtgatatgcaatgtatgcagtgtgttgactatccattgcattgattaaatgatagacatcactctctttatcgagctgaaaaatgccatagtgtaactcattgcatgacagctagtgtcttggtgtctgcagacactaattctggtatattttattgatctttcagattttgtgaagaagctccatccctcaagtgaagcaaatgtgataaagaaaatcattggagtgaaactgaacattgcgcagaaaatggggaaaaaaagaaggcctcagaaacaaattctgctggacgtctagccgtctctaacagtcggggaagcgcggtgatcatgttgatttatgctgctgacatttttttattacgtcaagatttgagttacatgtatataataaatacaagtcaacattcattcaactgcaatatttgtctttctccattgccagtgttagaccacagattttgtagaatgcctgcccaatcatttctacatcattctgaaccgtattccacagaaagccattccataggagcctgttctatagaactactctttagaactttcttctatagcactattctttagaggagatctatagaaccattctttagaaccctgttctatagaaccattctttagaaccctgttctatagaaccattctttagaaccatgttctttagaaccctgttctatagaaccattctttagaaccctgttctatagaaccattctttagaaccctgttctatagaaccattctttagaatcctgttctatagaacttcggtcctaaagttcattagaaattctatagagatattctttagaaattctatagaacttcggtcctaaagttcattagaaattctatagagatattctttagaaattctatagaacattttttgcagggtagttagtcaaatgtgacttaaacagtagtctatattcttagacaggatgatggcgctttcctggttagggtgaaggccgtccctcatcagcaagcctggtttgccccagaaagagggccaattatcaataaacgttagtccctgttgtctacagaagctagccagccacttgttaagcgagactaatctgctatatctctcatcattgcctctcgcaggcagggggccagagacaattacacaatgcctggacatctttctagcgagatcacaagtcctggctatgtttctctttgtaatctctgactgtctcattctagtgtcattggagccaacgtgtacaactatattcgcataactagtggtgcgattagcctgtcgtacgtgtttactaggcctgttgcgagttagctccctaagattaaaGAAGACAAAGTTTACCGAAAAACAAGATCTGTGCGGAACACCAACAGTTTTCAAGAATGCGCTAGAAAAGCGaaatgggacaatgtgtacagtgAAAATGATGCAGATGAAGCAtatcatacatttttaaacactttcATGATGCTGTATGAGAAACATTATATATGGAAACAACTAAGTAGGaagcaaaaaaaaagaacaatcaaccatggataACAAAGTGATTGAAAACTACTTGTATTGTGAACATtttatagaacatttataacacaaagatctatagaggcagacaataagtaaaaacataaaaacatgctAACTAGCATACTACAAACATGTTGGAAATAATATTAGTCATTTATTAGACAGGAACAACAATTTATTGACAGCACCACGGGGCATTAAAAGTGGCACTAAGAGGGATGacacaacataaaaaaatgacaatttgaaagaagtagttgaaagcttcaacaagtactttgtaaatattggaccaaaactggAGAAAAAGGATCGAGACCCAGTGTCAGTTcaggacttgaatgacaccatagacagaaatcccaactcaatgttcctcaCAGACGCGATAGAAGAGGAAATAATTAATAGcagtaaaaaatgtaaatccaagacctcaaatattgtaatggaattgatatggaaacgatgaaAAATGTTGTGTGTGAAGAGTTCTCAGAACcttaacatatatcagcaacctatcatttcaaacaggtcaaTTCCCAAACAAattgaaaatagcaaaagttgcaccgatttataagactggagactaACACCAGTTCACaaactatataccgtattttccgcactataaggc encodes the following:
- the LOC133619196 gene encoding uncharacterized protein, translated to MIIETKYSILTTSGSREKMNGENWDSDEEVQVPWPLNKAGGRKQSQTKYVARILRFGEDTRELTPYLKAAQDGKDVPLTGDLEYGRGKRNKQPKSWSSDSESKDESVEETLSDRQQKKKRKASRTAVGYDARAQLKAQLAALGRTSPKDTCTEMESLKKEVLQLREENKSLRDALRVVEGLPGLLMKMDDLSRQATILSARRPAVALPERSWPTAA